A segment of the Denticeps clupeoides chromosome 2, fDenClu1.1, whole genome shotgun sequence genome:
GATTTAATGTACAGAATTGTACAAATGATTGTAAATTATTCATGCCCCTTATACCCCAGTGTTCatctataaattaaaaaaatcttgacATTGTCACGACCATGCCAGCTCTGCCCCCCTCAACATGTCCTTCCTCTCGAGAGTACTAGGGTAGGAGGATCTGTGTGACATGATTCATGTCTCCACCTACTTTCTTCCGCCCTCCTCAGGTTAACCAGTATCAGTTGTGGTTGATTGAGGCTAATGGTTCCCCTATAAAAACCCAGCTTGACCGGAACTGTACAGAGTCGTCCACCAGCATGCCTACtgtggtgtgttgtgcatgCTGTTCTGCTTGTAAAGAATGACCCGTTCTTCTCTGACAGCTCTCGGTGCCTGGCTGTATTAGTGAGGGTGTGGTCTGTCAGGATCTTGGGCCTACGCAAGTACCAAGAAGCAgtggtttcatttattttttacattttttttggacattccGGTCATGACAGATGGCTGACTTTCGCTTCAAGATAGACCCCGAAAACATCCCCCGTCCACCTGACGTCCCCACGGCAGTGGAAGGACTTCTCGCCTCTCACCACCGGCACCTGGGGAAACTCACAGCCGCCCTTTCAGAGGTCACGGAGCAATGTGGGTGTGGTGCTGGGCGAGCTTGACAAGTAAAAACATTCATCTGGCTTTATGAGAAGCAGAAGATCGGCACAGTCCTGCAGCGACCCACAGGGCCAGTGTCCGAGGTTCGTACAGCGCTTCAAAGCGGTGTTCGACCGCCCGAAGCAGGGGAGGGCCTTCATTCAATCAAATAATACTCGATGTCCGTGAGCGACTATGCGTTAGAGTTCTGGGTACTGGCAGAAgaaagtgggtggtagtagcctagtgggtaacacactcgcctatgaactcgaatcccacttactaccattgtgtccctgagcaagacacttaaccctaaattgctccagggagactgtccctgtaactactgattgtaagtcgctctggataagggcgtctgataaatgctgtaaatgtaaatgtaaatgtaaagtggaTGGGGTGAAGATGGGAAGACTTATCCGACGGCTGGACGACAGTATCTCCATGGTTATCACTCTGATCACCAAACTCCGGGACAGTCGCAGGATGTGATCTCCCCAATGCTTGTCCGCCGCTGCTGAAACCCACTGTGCTGTGACCTCCAACTCCAGAACTGGAGCAGCAACATGCTCGGAACGGAGGCCACCATCCCCAGAAGTGACGCAGGTCACCTCAGCCCACATGAAGCAGGAGAACAAGAGACGTTGGCACCAGAAGGGCGCGTGTCTGTTATGTGGACACAAGGGCCACTGGGGAAACGAGTGCCCCCAACGTCCTGCAACAAAGAGACAGGACACTGAGGTTGCACAACCTACAGATTTTAATCagaaatggggggggggtttagaCCATGCATTGACTACCGGGGGCTCGATTCAGTCCCAGTGATGTACACCGTTAATCCCTGCAACCGATGTGGGTAAGGGCCACATTGGGGGAATGATGCCACTTGCTGGAGGGAGCAGGTGGTAGCTTGTTGTGGTGGATGTCAGTTTATTCCATTTCGGCCTCTTCCTCCGCTCTGCAAGTAGCGGAGACCCTATTCCAGAAGGTGCTTTGGTACTATTGCATCCAGGAGGAAGTCCTGTCGGACCGTCGCCCACAATTCACATCTAGGATGTGGAAAGCCTTTTTCAAACATTTAGGGGTCAAGGTTAGTTTAACATCTGGCTACCACCCACAGACCAATGGCCAAGCTGAAAGAACTTGGCGGGTTCCTCCATGCCTACTGTCGTAGCAGCCAGCACGACtgggctgatttttttttagtgcgGGCGGAGGATGCCCAGAACTCCCTTCACCATTCCTCCACGGGGCTGACGCCGTTTCAGTGTGTGCTCGTCACCAACCCCCATGGTGAAGCCGTCtgagttaaaaaatatatatttttgtattaaacGGATTAAATTTAGTTGACATTTAAATTAGATATTGGCCACAAAGGTAAAGTATACCAATCTATAAATCTCAATTCATTCACCTTACAAAACATTTGCATCTCTATTTTTAGCTGCTTTCCTAAATTACAGACGTCGGGTGAGAGAGTGGTTGGTAAGTACATTTCAGCAGGGGTCCAGAGAACTAAGAGAGTAGACAGAATCGGCGTCAGGGCGCAGGCTTGGATAATCCGGGAGAATAGCATACGGATAAAAAAGTCTGCGTGAGACCAGGTCAATCTACAAAAAGTGAGCAACAAGACAGAGAGAATCATATGAAGTCCTTTTAATGCTGTTCTTTTCCTCGACCGCGCCCACTCGTGTCTGATGATGTGGCTGAGCAAGAATCGTGACACCAacttttgtggggcagtggtggcctagcagttaaggaagcggccccgtaatcagaaggttgccggttcgaatcccgatccgccaaggtgccactgaggtgccactgagcaaagcaccgtccccacacactgctccccgggcgcctgtcatggctgcccactgctcactcagggtgatgggttaaatgcagaggacaaatttcactgtgtgcaccgtgtgctgtgctgctgtgtatcacatgtgacaatcacttcacatcacaaATCAATAAATTGGATTTAATCTAGTGTGCTTAATACGAATATCGATTCAATAAGATATAGTTTCAATTGcagtaatgaaaaaaatgtaataataaaatgtatttagtaattaatataaaattttaataaGTAAAGTGTCTAAAAGAAATAAgttgaataaaataaagtaatacaCCCATGTGCTAGGAACAATGTTCCTGGAAACATATGTAAAATGAAGTAAAACATGAACTAACTAGAATGCTTTTCATCTGTACTGCTCCtttgtttatacatttttaaaaatgttatctaGAACCCAAAACTAGAATAATAGAAGAATTATGTTCTAGTAATTTCCAGAGATAAGCATTCAAACCATGTATTTCACAGAAACTACACATTTTTAGCAAGTTACTTTTCTTTTACTccacatgttctttttttagccTAACACTATAGGCCACTATTTCACTTTGCCAGGTCAGGGGTTTACACACAATAGGGGGTAAGCTTCTTTTCGCTCTGACCAGGTATAAAAGTAAGGTTTCCAGCAGCAGTAGAGCAGTGCAGCTACAGCAGCCAAACAAGTCAGAAGATGAGTAACACCGGCAGCAACACCAACATGAACATGGGCAGGGTAAGAAATTGTCACtcatttaaaaattttaattaGGTGTTTGTGCTTTAGTTTGATTCCAGGtcaccagatttttttttttcttccaggtcACCTTCTACGAGGAGAGGAACTTCATGGGACGTTCCTGGGACTGTATGGGCGACTGTGCCGACATGCACTCCTACATGAGCCGCTGCCACTCCTGCAGGGTGCACAGTGGCTGCTTCATGGTCTACGACCAGGCCAACTACATGGGTAATGGCTACTTCATGAGGAGGGGCGAGTACGGTgactacatgaacatgtttggtTGGAACAACTGCATCAGGTCCTGCCGCTATATCCCCATGgtaaataacaaaacaacaaattaaaaatCAGCTTGAAAAAGTCCatattgtgaaaaaataaaatgaatattctTTACATCAACTAACCAGTACAGAGGAAACTACAGAATGAGGATCTACGATAGAAATGACTTCGGAGGCCAGATGCACGAGTTCATGGACGACTGTGACAACTGCATGGACCGCTACCGCATGAACGGCTGcatgtcctgtcatgtgatggACGGCCACTGGCTCATGTACGAGCAGCCCCACTACAGAGGCAGGATGTGGTACTTCGGACCTGGAGAGTACAGGAACTTCATGAATATGGGCTGGGGCAACATGCGCTTCATGAGCATGAGGCGTGTCATGGATTCCTGGTACTAAGAATTTAATAAATTCTAATTTCTTAAATTATTGTTGCATCAGTTTCTtcatattctattttatttggAAGAGATGTATCTATCCTGGATGTAGTTGGACATGGTCAGAGGTGCATATTAAATTCAGTGTGCCCAAATCCACCTTTTTCAGTTTAACGTCCATGAAACAGTCCCAGGCACACACCTCAAAATTGACTTATATAGCATGTTGGGTGTAACATGCTATAAAACAGTCCACTGGTCTTCTACCAAAAGCCAGGGGTTCTTGCAGCTCAGTGGATCACTATTGTAGTGGCAGATTTCCCTCTAAGTGGAACTCAGTAGAGGACTTATCTGCTGAGGAACTGGATTTGAGTATGTTGAGTATGGGAGAGTGGAACCAATGCATGAATCACATCTCCAACATTTTCAGTGAGCTTAAGGTGGCCAATCCAGTTGTGAAGGTGATGTCACATGCTGTCTGAACCATTCTTACACACTTAGAGCCTGATGTATTttgtcattgttgtcattttgttgtcattgttgtcaTCTTTAGTCATCTTGAAATATGTCCATGTTCCGTCAATGGAAAAGCGCGATCATTTATTATGTTCAGATAGTCAGCTGACTTCATTTAGATCCACATGTTGGTCAGCCCAGGCCTGACGTCTTGAAGCAACCCTCTAACATCTATCATTTTCTACCATGACTTAACATTTAAGTGATCTATAATCGTGGTCATTCAAGATCActaacaacatttttttctacTTAGATGTTCTCCAACTTCCAGGTTTTAATCCTGTGTTGAACAGTTCTTAACCCAAATTCTTTCATCGACCATGGGATGTGTCTCCCAACATAGCTGTTTAAGAAATGAGAAGGTCTTCACTGCCTCAGATATCATTAAGTAACTGTCACCAGCTGAAACATTTCATCCCTGCAGAAATGAATCAATAAAAGCCCAGTGTCTCTTTTCACAtttaaagcactttttttttttttacaataataataaaatgctgtgATAACCCAGTTGATTTGGGCACATGGTACTTTGTTAATAATGCAGCTTTAAAATAAGAACGCAACACAGCACCATAGACTTCCCTTGACTACATAGACTGGACACGATTCTACTTATTGTCAAGCCAACACAGCCATTGGTGCACAAGTGTGTAAAGCTTTAATACACAGAAGTCACTTCTTACAATAACACAGAAATCATGACATGAGAGACTGACCGAAATGTCTGTGAGGGAAAATTCTGGCAATTTGAGGCAAATTCAAAAAAACTCAAACATTTACAATGTAGTGTTGAGGTAAAAAGAAAGCATTTCATTACTTTAGGGCAGTTTTGATAAAAGGACGAGTAGAGGGGGTGGAGCAACAACCAAATACAGTAAATGAAAAATCCCAAATAAAGGATTATTACAAATGCTGATTTTGTATGGAAATTTTCCTAACACTCAATATTTGGAAACCATAACCATAGTagtatttaacatttattataacattGTGAATGTGGTACGGACAACTGAAtgaaatttataaaatataagttGCGTGTGTGATTGTTTCAACATGCTGAAGTCAGTGATAATACAGACCACTTCTAAGAATACATGATTGAATgacataaaatgtaattgttttaaatacatGTTTCGCTCATGTGGAATACTCCAAAATTTGTTTAAAACGAGGCAAGCCCATTTCAAGCGACTTATATTTATGTTAATGTGTGGAAATTTATTCTGAAAGGGAAAGGGTCAGTCTCCACATTTTGTTGACCACTGTTGTCATCAGTAAACAGTCACTTGGTGTGGCTAATGCAGTATTTTGCACATGATGCTTTTAACACACATCACATAGCAGAAAaactgcttttttccccctaataATCTTGGACTCAACGATGGAtcattgtattttaaaatttgTCATATGACCTGATTCTTGACTGTTGTTTTGTCTTCATGTTTCGAAAAGCCCCTTTGGCGCTTTGCCAGGTCAGGGTTTTACGCACAATAGGAGCCACACATGCTTTGGGTTCAGCCAGGTATAAAAGTAAAGGTTTGTTCACCAGGGCCGCAGTACAGCATAAGCAGACCAACAACTCTGAAAAATGAGTAACACCAGCAGCCCCAGCAGCATGAACATGGGCAGGGTAAGAGAAAACACTCACTATATGTTTGATCCATTCAGAAACTTgaatttttatgtatttttatgatcAAATGTTTCCAGGTCACCTTCTACGAGGACAGGAACTTCATGGGACGTTCCTGGGACTGTATGGGTGACTGTTCTGACATGCACTCCAACATGAGCCGCTGCCACTCCTGCAGGGTGCACAGTGGCTGCTTCATGGTCTACGACCAGGCCAACTACATGGGTAACAGCTACTTCATGAGGAGGGGCGAGTACGGTgactacatgaacatgtttggaTGGAACAACTGCATCAGGTCCTGCCGCCATATCCCCATGGTAAATATGATGGTTTATGTGCTACAAGGATGCAGACATGTATTTCACAAATCATTAATGTCAATCTTCTATGGCCCGGTTAAACAGTACAGAGGAAACTACAGAATGAGGATCTACGATAGAAATGACTTCGGAGGCCAGATGCACGAGTTCATGGACGACTGTGACAACTGCATGGACCGCTACCGCATGAACGGCTGcatgtcctgtcatgtgatggACGGCCACTGGCTCATGTACGAGCAGCCCCACTACAGAGGCAGGATGTGGTACTTCGGACCTGGAGAGTACAGGAACTTCATGAATATGGGCTGGGGCAACATGCGCTTCATGAGCATGAGGCGTGTCATGGATTCCTGGTACTAAGATAATAAATAGCTTGAAAAGTtaaacttttttgttttattttgaaaaaacatatgaaacacaaaaacCTAAAATTGTTCTGTTTGTGAGCAAAACCTTTAGCCATTCAAACCATTCTTCACTAGATAAACTGGGTTAAAATAGACATCATTACACAGCTTCTCCTGTTGGCTATATACTAATCAACCATAACATTGTGGCCACCAAGACATGAAGTAGatgacattaatattaataacatcTTGTTACCATGGTACATTCCCGTGGGTGGGACAAATCAGCCAGCAAGAGAAAACGTATTCTCTATATGTTGGAAGCAGATCAAATAGGCAAGTGTATGGATTTGAGTGAATGACAAGAGCCAAATTATGATGGCTACGCAGCCTGATCACAGcatccaaaaaagaaaagaaaaacagtgaaCTGGCAACAGGGACAAAGGCTCAATAGTACTAAGGTGTCTCTACTTTGGCTATAGGCATCAGgatatgttttttaatgatttacAAAGACACTGCTTCTAAAATATAATCATACGTAGCATGGACTTCCATGGTTCCTAAGAAGCATTGGCACTCTTGAACATGATGCTAAGCAGCAATAGATTTGGCTGAAGATAATTGCCCAGGCCACAAAATAATGAGCAAGGGTTTAGAGTGAAAGGGAGAGCATCCTTTTCACTGTTTAGCCCTCTAGAGGTGTCATAGAGGCACTGCAGAAGCAGGGTGTCTACCTgatgacaacaatgaaatgaTTGTCCCATTTAGATTAAAGACATCAATGAGGTGACAACTATTTCCAGGTATATCTCAAGTGCTGTGGGCTTGATTGCTGGTGAACCCTGTAGTCTTCCATTGATGTGGATGCTACTATGAAACACACCACCTACCTAAACAACTACTTCTCTTCATGTAAATGGTGTTCCTTGTTGGCAATGCCCTCTTTTAGTAGAAAAAGGATTCGTGCCACACAacaaaaatggttaaaatggtTTGAAGAACACAACAGGACTTTAAGGTGTTGACATGCCCCCCAAATAATTCTGCAGATTTCAACGCAATTTAACATATGTGGGATGTGTTGGAAAAACTGATCCATGGAGGCATCTCTTCACCTCAACTTACAGGATTTAAGGGACTTTCAACTGATGCCCTGGCACCAGACCCCACAGTATAGCTCCTGAGATCTAGTGGAGTCTGATCCTTATTGCTTCAGGGCTGTTTTGGAGGCTAAAGAGACACCCTCTCACGCCCATGTAAGCCCAGCGAAGTTCATGCTGCGTTGCAACGCGGTTTCTCAGCTGTTGTTTGTGTAAAAAAGCAAGCActcactgtattaaaacacccatctgatgttacctggacatagagagccatggcacaacagaggtctAATtcattaacacaggtagattacttttgcagttacatggaactattgtatgtaaaaaagccAACACTGGCCAAGGACAAGGGGGTTAGTAGCGTCCTCCCAGCAAGCCACGTCTTCTTGGCTGTGTCAAGCTGTGTCAGAATCTGGTCGGGTCGTTCAGTCACAGtagctggacatggtgaggaaggaggaggcaTACGTACGATATCTACAGGCAGACACTGAtaacaggatgaacatgaaacccGGATCCTgagtagccccttccggaccagatCCTGACACCATCCTATCTGCTTTTTTACCTCCCCTTGTCAGCTCTGGCCTCTGCCTTGGCCGCTGATGATTCAAAACGCCCACCATAGGAAAAGGGCAGCGGGACTCTTCACAGAGTTGACTCACGAATGGCTGCAGGACCAGACAAGATCCATGGAAGAGTGCTCAGGGAATGTGCAAACCAGCTGGAAGATGTTCTCACCGAcgtcttcaacatctcactgagcacctcctccctcccacgacccatcctcaccaccttctaaaGAGGGACGTTTGATAGCATTCTGACAAGCCTCATTAAtttctggtttgggaactgcctCATATCGAACCACAAGACCTTatagcggatagtgaggacagctgagaagatcatctgaGTCTcccttccctccataacggacatttacaacacacactgtatcaggaaagccaccagcatcgtgaaggactctacacacccctcacatgcactcttcaccctcctaccatctggaaaaagttaccgaagcattcgggccgtCACTGACTtgctctgcaacagcttcatcccacagaccatcagtcacctgaacactca
Coding sequences within it:
- the LOC114774796 gene encoding gamma-crystallin M2-like yields the protein MGRVTFYEDRNFMGRSWDCMGDCSDMHSNMSRCHSCRVHSGCFMVYDQANYMGNSYFMRRGEYGDYMNMFGWNNCIRSCRHIPMYRGNYRMRIYDRNDFGGQMHEFMDDCDNCMDRYRMNGCMSCHVMDGHWLMYEQPHYRGRMWYFGPGEYRNFMNMGWGNMRFMSMRRVMDSWY